A region of Bombyx mori chromosome 13, ASM3026992v2 DNA encodes the following proteins:
- the LOC101737256 gene encoding teneurin-m isoform X5: MNGLERCFFDQRESQQNGEDCSYSYISLGRLHPYGSGSGSSSDSGRHRTRSRGLSDSPTAPTTPTSASDNASDATLTDSELPLARDSTLLVQNGMLRSTYDRPDHERCLLEGSRLPPDVPPRNPTISRLNGRITGNPADLADFEPSCLVRTPSGNFYVPSGDIQKNPSMDYKSNSSCSSPGKQDKNTLERMDRGDRAHPAFGAPVPVLPVRNNLRATHFPPTASRFHFRKGLSSRCSWKCTAIVFIILFVLLLAIASYMSASYFVNWSYQNSKACTVIVGESTEMFSASKATTLEASNKSLARPHQGSSSSNLVTVPTVGAPNELPTVKITPMDVEPTQSMKFDKPVVLDGISNQVNTTTEVPKVATPENTEDWGGICECSCPICGSNNTDDFYDDYTDKSSTTESIPASTEGVDSTPIETTTENEPIESKTGTNPETTTETLSTTDLIDTDSTMEPTTYPEASTTEVTQCVCPKVNPPIILILEGGRTFPAQSFPPDGTTFKQITLGEKLSKEIPPYSYWNMQFYQSQSSYVNFDYLIPRGASIGVYARRNALPTHTQYNFLEVLTGFKARTTRASYPSVKKEVTHYMEQGPWFLSLYNDDGDPQEISFVALVAEEMTHNCPNGCSGKGECLMGHCQCQPGFGGDDCSKSVCPVLCSQRGEYINGECQCNPGWKGKECSLRHDECEVPDCNGHGHCVNGKCSCVRGYKGKFCGEIDCPHPTCSGHGFCIEGTCVCKKGWKGADCGTMDKDALQCLPDCSGHGTFDVDTQTCSCHAKWSGEDCSKEVCSLECGPHGRCVGESCSCAAGWSGEFCSVRLCDARCAEHGQCKNGTCLCVSGWNGRHCTLEGCPRSCAGHGQCRVDNDGRWECKCFDGWDGPDCTTLKEQICDDSRDNDKDGLVDCEDPECCQSPACKSSQLCVSSPKPTDILLRKQPPAITASFFERMKFLIDEGSLQNYAKQETFNESRSAVIRGRVITTLGSGLVGVRVSTSTPLEGFTLTREDGWFDLLVNGGGAVTLHFGRSPFKRSTQVVFVPWNEVVIIEEVVMTTADEKTGMGPPQACLAHDYDMMKPVVLATWKHGFQGACPDKSAILAESQVVQESLQIPGTGLNLVYHSSRAAGYLSTIQLQLTPEIVPPTLALIHLRITIEGILFEKTFEADPIIKFTYSWNRLNVYRQRVYGVTTALVKVGYQYTDCKDIIWNVQTTKLSGHDMSISDVGGWNLDIHHRYNFHEGILQKGDGTNIYLKHKPRLIITTMGDGRQRKLECGSECIGPATKQRLLAPVALAAAPDGSIFVGDFNLVRKINTDGTVRTLVKLNATRVSYRYHMALSPLDGTLYISDPESHQIIKVHNTEDFSDPEHNWETVVGSGERCLPGDEAHCGDGALARDAKLAYPKGVAVSVDNVVYFADGTNIRMVDRDGIITTVIGNHMHRAHWKPIPCEGTLSVEEVHLRWPTELAINPLDNSLHIIDDHMILQMAPDGRVKVIAGRPLHCPAPVSGYDMELATYATLVMPQSIAFGAAGDLYVAESDSQRINRVRLITTDGKISLYAGAESKCNCLERGCDCFEADHFLASNSKFNTISAVVVSPDGIVHIADQANYRIRSVMASIPDASGTREYEIYSPDTQEIYIFNRFGQHVMTKNILTGEDNYVFTYTVNTRNGKLSTVTDAAGNKVFLLRDYSSLVNSIENTKGQKCRLKMSRMKMLQELRTPDNFNVTFDYHRTTGLLKSKYDSTGRSYIYNYDEFGRLTSAVTPTGRIINLTFDLGLKGAIVRVSENNRKPVSILIKGSSVNTKIGEAEKKTIISTDGSISSSMPWGHVISTDTVPYTILAEIDPILGESYPVPAKQRTEVGGDLANRFEWRYFLRRLMSSKGKSSKAVAQIGRKLRVNGENLLTLEYDRDTSTVAVFMDDKYELLNVTYDRTARPVKWGPRSGIFSEVELEYDRFNRLTRWSWGDLNETYGFDRAGRLHEIRYGDGSSLAYSFRDMFTSLPLKVTTPRGSDYLLDYDDSGALQNLTTPRGHIHTFALMTSLGYFKYQYFSPMNRHPYEIFYNDDGHILSKIFPHQSGKILYVYDGTGKLETVLAGASAIRYVYHDNTHLVKNVEISDPDYDLKQDYKYHAGILKDAKMKFNSKSGLNNAHFKYQYDGNARLSTIDVNINSKEMPQLRLKYNQNLGSLEAVSDLRIYRNTFNRTVMQDTSKQFFTITDYDDHGRIKTFLINIKAFDVFRLELEYDARNRIKTKKLMIGDTAFSERISYNYDGHLMEVVGSEDDLKYNYDENGNVIGIIEHGEKRYLGYDIGDRVVQYGDVEFSSYDGRGFVVRRGEQKYRYNSRGQFVHAFERDKFQTWYYYDDRSRLVAWKDDKNNITQFFYANPQTPTLITHMHHPKTEKTVRLLYDQRDFLTCIETEEQRFYVATDHNGSPLAVFDVKGDIVKEIKRSPFGKIIKDSNPSFYVPVDFHGGIFDYNTNLIYLENRLYDPVVGQWMTPSWEHLATKLSLPTDIFIYRFKNNDPINKQQNVPYMTSLNSWLQLYGYDLNKMMGSKYINDMIFQPMTSVTAAQLAPDFGVMSGLQCIIEKVNDKLSDIEFVPTPLLKMEPITRNLLPRVSYKRGVFGEGVLISRVDGRAFISVADGANSVVEDVITTVFNNSYFLDVHFSIHDQDVFYFVKDNSLKIRDDMEELRRLSGKFNVSQDETNDQGLEVRVHAVGKGSAQAVIVLRYGVDPAQERIKLLKHAHKRAATRAWEREKALVAAGWEGRGSWTEEEKEELISHGIVDGWAARDVHSISKYPQLADDPANIVFVRDGRRKRRKSGRSRHRS; encoded by the exons GTTGTCTTCTTGAAGGTTCCCGGCTACCGCCCGATGTGCCACCCAGAAACCCGACCATATCTCGGCTGAACGGCCGCATAACGGGCAACCCCGCCGACCTCGCTGACTTCGAACCGTCGTGTTTGGTCCGCACACCTTCGGGAAACTTCTACGTGCCTTCAG gaGACATCCAAAAAAATCCTTCAATGGATTACAAGTCGAATTCGTCGTGCAGCAGTCCGGGGAAACAAGACAAAAACACCCTGGAGAGGATGGATCGGGGCGACCGGGCCCATCCCGCGTTCGGAGCCCCGGTGCCCGTGCTGCCTGTGAGGAACAACCTCAGGGCCACCCACTTCCCTCCGACCGCTTCCAGGTTCCACTTCAGGAAGGGCCTCTCTTCACGGTGCTCGTGGAAATGCACCGCTATCGTCTTTATAATACTCTTCGTTCTACTTTTAGCGATCGCTTCTTATATGTCAG CATCTTACTTCGTCAACTGGTCATATCAAAACTCGAAAGCGTGCACAGTTATAGTTGGCGAATCGACGGAGATGTTCTCGGCTTCGAAAGCGACCACTCTCGAAGCGAGCAACAAATCTCTCGCGAGACCTCATCAGGgctcgtcctcgtcgaacttag TAACAGTTCCAACTGTAGGAGCCCCGAATGAGTTACCTACGGTCAAAATTACTCCAATGGACGTTGAGCCAACGCAGTCCATGAAATTCGATAAACCTGTTGTACTAGATGGAATAAGTAATCAGGTTAACACAACAACTGAAGTACCAAAAGTCGCTACGCCTGAGAACACTGAAGATTGGGGTGGAATCTGTGAATGTTCTTGCCCGATTTGTGGCTCTAACAACACAGATGATTTTTATGATGATTACACAGACAAATCTAGTACAACGGAAAGTATTCCAGCTTCAACTGAGGGTGTAGATAGTACACCGATAGAAACAACGACAGAAAATGAACCAATTGAAAGCAAAACAGGAACAAATCCGGAAACAACCACAGAAACTCTATCAACGACTGACCTCATTGATACAGACTCTACAATGGAACCGACAACATATCCTGAAGCTTCGACCACAGAAGTCACACAATGTGTCTGCCCAAAAGTTAATCCTCCCATTATTCTAATATTAGAAG GTGGGCGGACCTTTCCTGCTCAGTCGTTCCCGCCAGACGGAACGACATTCAAACAAATAACTTTAGGCGAAAAattatcaaaagaaatcccTCCATATAGTTATTGGAACATGCAGTTCTATCAATCACAGTCTTCGTAcgtgaatttcgactacttgaTACCGCGTGGCGCGTCGATTGGTGTTTATGCGAGGCGAAACGCGTTGCCAACGCACACTCAGTATAACTTCTTAGAGGTCCTGACCGGATTCAAGGCTCGGACTACGAGGGCCTCGTAT CCATCCGTAAAGAAAGAGGTAACCCATTACATGGAACAAGGACCCTGGTTCCTTTCTTTGTACAACGATGACGGCGATCCTCAGGAGATCTCGTTCGTTGCATTGGTAGCTGAAGAAATGACACACAACTGTCCTAATGGATGCTCTGGAAAAGGAGAGTGCCTGATGGGCCATTGTCAATGTCAGCCCGGCTTCGGAGGCGACGATTGCAGCAAAA GTGTGTGCCCTGTCCTCTGCAGCCAACGTGGCGAGTACATCAACGGCGAATGTCAATGCAACCCGGGCTGGAAAGGGAAGGAATGCTCACTGAGACACGACGAATGCGAGGTACCGGACTGCAACGGGCACGGACATTGCGTCAACGGAAAGTGCTCCTGTGTCAGAGGATACAAGGGCAAGTTCTGCGGCGAGATCGACTGTCCCCACCCGACGTGCTCGGGTCACGGGTTTTGCATCGAAGGAACCTGCGTCTGTAAGAAAGGATGGAAAGGAGCCGATTGCGGGACTATGGATAAAGACGCTTTGCAGTGCTTGCCGGATTGTTCGGGACACGGAACCTTTGACGTAGATACACAGACTTGCTCTTGTCACGCTAAGTGGTCCGGGGAGGACTGCTCTAAAG AAGTGTGTTCGTTGGAATGCGGTCCGCACGGGCGCTGCGTTGGGGAGTCGTGCTCATGCGCCGCGGGCTGGTCGGGCGAGTTCTGCTCGGTGCGGCTGTGCGACGCGCGCTGCGCTGAACACGGACAGTGCAAGAACGGCACCTGCCTGTGCGTGTCGGGATGGAACGGACGACACTGCACGCTGGAAGGGTGTCCGCGCAGCTGCGCCGGCCACGGACAGTGCCGCGTGGACAACGACGGCCGCTGGGAGTGCAAGTGCTTCGACGGCTGGGACGGCCCGGACTGCACCACGCTCAAAGAACAGATCTGCGACGACTCCAGGGATaatgataaag ACGGACTAGTGGACTGCGAAGATCCAGAGTGCTGTCAGAGTCCAGCCTGCAAGAGCAGTCAGCTCTGCGTGTCGTCACCCAAACCCACAGACATTTTGCTCCGGAAGCAGCCGCCCGCCATAACCGCGTCGTTCTTCGAGCGAATGAAATTCCTCATAGACGAGGGTAGTTTGCAAAATTACGCGAAACAAGAGACGTTCAACGAAAG TCGCTCAGCGGTGATCCGTGGTCGTGTGATCACGACCTTGGGTTCTGGATTAGTCGGAGTCAGGGTCTCCACGTCTACTCCTTTGGAAGGCTTCACTCTGACGAGGGAGGACGGTTGGTTCGACCTCCTGGTCAATGGAGGCGGAGCTGTGACCTTGCACTTTGGTAGATCGCCGTTCAAAAGGTCCACACAAGTGGTCTTCGTGCCGTGGAATGAA GTGGTGATCATCGAAGAAGTGGTTATGACCACAGCTGACGAGAAGACTGGCATGGGACCTCCTCAGGCGTGTTTGGCTCACGACTACGATATGATGAAGCCCGTTGTTCTTGCCACGTGGAAACATGGGTTCCAGGGCGCTTGTCCAGATAAAAGCGCTATACTGGCCGAATCACAG GTGGTCCAGGAAAGTCTGCAGATACCAGGAACTGGCTTAAACCTGGTATATCACAGCTCTCGCGCAGCCGGCTATCTCTCCACCATACAACTTCAGCTCACCCCCGAGATAGTTCCACCGACTCTAGCCCTTATCCACCTCCGCATTACCATCGAGGGGATTCTCTTCGAGAAGACTTTTGAAGCGGATCCGATAATAAAATTCACTTACTCGTGGAATCGTCTTAATGTGTACCGTCAAAGAGTGTACGGAGTGACCACGGCTCTGGTCAAAGTCGGTTATCAGTACACGGACTGCAAGGACATCATATGGAACGTGCAGACGACAAAGTTGAGCGGCCACGATATGAGCATATCTGATGTTGGTGGCTGGAACCTGGATATACATCATAGATACAATTTCCATGAAG GTATACTCCAAAAAGGCGACGGCACCAACATCTACCTGAAGCACAAGCCTCGTCTCATCATCACCACAATGGGAGACGGCCGCCAGCGTAAGCTTGAGTGCGGATCCGAATGCATCGGGCCGGCCACTAAACAGAGACTGCTGGCTCCGGTCGCGCTTGCCGCCGCTCCTGACGGGTCCATCTTTGTCGGAGACTTCAACCTGGTCAGGAAGATCAATACCGATGGCACCGTGCGAACTCTGGTCAAATTGAA CGCCACTCGTGTTTCTTACCGCTACCACATGGCGCTCTCACCGCTGGACGGGACGCTTTACATCTCCGATCCTGAATCACACCAGATCATCAAGGTCCACAACACCGAAGACTTCAGCGATCCAGAACATAACTGGGAAACCGTAGTCGGGTCTGGTGAAAGGTGCCTTCCTGGGGATGAAGCTCACTGCGGAGACGGTGCATTGGCTAGGGACGCCAAGCTCGCTTACCCCAAAGGCGTGGCCGTTTCAGTGGACAACGTCGTTTACTTCGCAGATGGCACCAACATCCGTATGGTAGACCGCGACGGAATCATCACAACTGTAATCGGAAACCACATGCATAGGGCGCACTGGAAACCGATCCCTTGTGAGGGGACTCTGAGTGTTGAAGAAGTTCACTTGCGCTGGCCAACGGAACTAGCCATCAATCCTTTAGACAACAGCTTGCACATAATAGATGACCACATGATATTGCAAATGGCACCTGATGGGAGAGTCAAAGTGATCGCTGGACGACCGTTGCACTGTCCCGCACCAGTAAGCGGGTACGACATGGAACTGGCTACATACGCCACATTGGTGATGCCTCAAAGCATAGCATTCGGAGCGGCAGGGGATTTGTACGTCGCAGAAAGTGACTCCCAGAGAATCAACAGAGTTAGACTTATCACCACTGATGGCAAAATATCTTTGTACGCCGGAGCCGAGTCTAAATGTAATTGCTTAGAAAGAGGCTGCGACTGCTTCGAAGCCGATCATTTCTTAGCGTCCAATTCAAAATTCAATACTATCTCAGCTGTGGTTGTCAGTCCGGATGGTATTGTCCACATTGCCGATCAGGCCAATTACAGGATTCGGTCAGTGATGGCGAGTATTCCTGATGCTAGCGGAACAAGAGAATACGAAATATACTCACCGGATACGcaagaaatatacatatttaacagATTCGGTCAGCACGTGATGACCAAAAACATTCTGACGGGAGAAGACAACTACGTATTCACGTATACCGTAAACACGAGGAACGGTAAGCTGAGTACTGTCACGGACGCCGCCGGGAACAAAGTGTTCTTGCTTCGAGATTATTCCAGCCTCGTTAATTCGATCGAAAATACGAAAGGTCAAAAATGCAGACTCAAAATGTCCCGGATGAAAATGCTCCAAGAACTCCGCACCCCGGATAACTTTAATGTTACATTCGACTATCATCGCACAACCGGGCTTCTCAAATCCAAATACGACAGCACTGGACGCAGCTACATCTACAACTACGATGAGTTCGGTAGACTGACGTCGGCTGTGACGCCGACCGGTAGAATCATAAACCTGACCTTCGATCTCGGACTCAAAGGCGCGATTGTTCGTGTGAGTGAAAATAACAGAAAACCAGTCTCCATATTAATCAAGGGATCCTCTGTGAATACCAAAATCGGGGAAGCAGAAAAGAAAACGATAATTTCAACTGACGGTAGCATTTCTTCCAGCATGCCTTGGGGACATGTTATCTCAACTGATACTGTTCCTTACACAATTTTAGCTGAAATCGACCCAATATTAGGAGAGAGCTATCCAGTACCGGCTAAACAAAGGACTGAAGTCGGCGGCGACTTGGCTAACCGATTCGAATGGCGCTACTTCTTGCGAAGACTGATGTCAAGCAAAGGAAAGAGCAGCAAGGCCGTCGCTCAGATTGGCCGTAAGCTGAGAGTGAACGGTGAGAACCTACTCACGCTTGAGTACGACAGAGATACCTCTACAGTCGCAGTTTTCATGGACGATAAGTACGAACTCCTGAATGTGACTTACGACCGAACCGCCAGACCAGTTAAATGGGGCCCAAGAAGTGGCATATTCTCTGAAGTGGAATTAGAATACGATAGATTCAATAGATTAACCCGTTGGAGCTGGGGCGATTTGAACGAAACCTATGGATTTGATAGAGCGGGAAGATTACACGAGATAAGATATGGCGATGGTTCTTCATTGGCTTACTCATTTAGAGATATGTTCACTAGTCTTCCGTTGAAAGTCACCACACCAAGAGGAAGCGATTACCTTTTGGATTACGATGATTCTGGCGCACTGCAAAATCTCACCACTCCACGGGGCCATATTCACACTTTCGCTCTCATGACATCACTCGGCTATTTCAAGTACCAGTATTTCTCTCCGATGAACAGGCACCCATACGAAATATTTTACAATGATGACGGACATATCCTCTCGAAGATATTCCCTCATCAATCCGGGAAAATCCTTTACGTATACGACGGCACCGGTAAACTGGAAACCGTCCTAGCTGGAGCCTCCGCTATTCGCTACGTGTACCACGACAATACGCACCTAGTCAAAAACGTCGAGATCTCCGATCCAGATTACGACTTGAAACAAGATTACAAATACCACGCAGGAATACTGAAAGACGCGAAAatgaaattcaattcaaaaagcGGCCTCAATAACGCACACTTCAAGTATCAATACGATGGTAACGCTAGGCTTTCCACAATTGATGTCAACATCAATAGCAAGGAAATGCCGCAGCTGAGGCTGAAATACAATCAAAACCTCGGCAGCCTTGAGGCGGTCAGCGACCTGAGGATCTACAGGAACACGTTCAATCGCACCGTCATGCAAGACACCAGTAAACAGTTCTTCACTATTACCGACTACGATGACCACGGcagaataaaaacatttttaattaacatcAAAGCTTTTGACGTCTTCCGCTTAGAACTAGAATACGACGCGAGAAATCGAATCAAAACGAAGAAGCTCATGATCGGCGACACCGCCTTCAGCGAACGAATAAGCTACAACTACGACGGGCATCTGATGGAAGTGGTCGGCTCGGAGGACGACCTTAAATACAACTACGACGAGAACGGCAACGTCATTGGCATTATCGAGCACGGCGAGAAACGTTATCTCGGCTACGACATCGGCGACCGAGTCGTTCAGTACGGCGACGTCGAGTTCAGCAGCTACGACGGCCGCGGCTTCGTCGTGAGGCGCGGGGAGCAGAAGTACCGATATAACTCGCGAGGCCAGTTCGTACACGCGTTCGAGAGAGACAAGTTCCAAACGTGGTACTACTACGACGACAGGAGCCGGCTAGTCGCGTGGAAGGACGACAAAAACAACATAACGCAGTTCTTCTACGCCAACCCCCAAACGCCCACCCTGATTACGCACATGCACCATCCTAAAACGGAAAAGACCGTCAGACTACTGTACGATCAGAGAGACTTCCTAACGTGCATCGAAACAGAAGAACAAAGGTTCTACGTAGCTACAGACCACAATGGATCGCCTCTAGCCGTGTTTGATGTAAAGGGCGATATTGTAAAAGAAATAAAGCGGAGTCCGTTCGGAAAGATCATCAAGGACTCCAACCCTAGTTTCTACGTACCTGTAGATTTCCACGGCGGCATATTTGACTATAACACCAACTTGATATATTTGGAGAACAGACTTTACGATCCCGTAGTGGGACAGTGGATGACGCCCAGCTGGGAACACCTGGCCACGAAACTGAGTCTCCCAACAGACATATTCATATATAGATTCAAGAACAACGATCCAATCAACAAACAGCAGAACGTTCCGTACATGACCAGCCTGAATAGCTGGCTGCAACTCTACGGGTACGATCTCAATAAAATGATGGGATCTAAATACATCAACGATATGATATTCCAGCCGATGACGTCAGTGACTGCGGCGCAATTGGCACCCGATTTCGGTGTGATGTCCGGACTACAATGTATCATTGAAAAG gtcAACGACAAGCTTTCCGACATAGAATTCGTACCAACACCCTTACTCAAGATGGAGCCCATCACGAGAAACCTTCTGCCGCGAGTCTCGTACAAGCGTGGCGTATTTGGCGAAGGCGTTCTCATCTCGAGGGTCGACGGCAGAGCGTTTATAAGCGTCGCGGACGGAGCCAACAGCGTCGTCGAAGACGTTATCACGACTGTCTTCAACAACTCTTACTTCCTGGATGTGCACTTCAGTATCCACGACCAGGACGTCTTCTATTTCGTGAAGGATAATTCACTTAAGATCCGGGATGACATGGAGGAACTGAGGCGGCTGTCGGGGAAATTCAACGTGTCTCAAGACGAAACTAACGACCAGGGACTAGAG GTCCGGGTTCACGCTGTGGGTAAGGGCTCTGCTCAAGCTGTCATAGTACTCCGTTACGGAGTCGACCCGGCCCAAGAGCGAATCAAATTACTGAAGCACGCTCACAAACGTGCCGCTACCAGGGCTTGGGAGAGGGAGAAAGCTCTCGTGGCGGCCGGCTGGGAAGGGCGGGGCTCCTGGACCGAGGAAGAGAAGGAGGAACTCATTTCTCACGGTATCGTAGACGGCTGGGCAGCGAGAGACGTCCATTCCATATCGAAGTACCCGCAGCTCGCCGACGATCCGGCCAACATTGTCTTCGTGCGCGACGGGAGAAGGAAACGAAGAAAGAGTGGCCGCTCTCGTCACCGCTCGTGA